A single region of the Capra hircus breed San Clemente chromosome 14, ASM170441v1, whole genome shotgun sequence genome encodes:
- the SLC10A5 gene encoding sodium/bile acid cotransporter 5 produces MIRKLFIALLLSSVTLGEARKSFLSFLNMEKTEVLFFTKTEEAVVVRSTYRDKQPNSSYLLVQLGDDRILQVANVTKTLSDVTNFTINLVMGGDGETNLTVQLWDSEGRGQRLIEEIKNVRVSVLRQRHDSPSQAPDLLNRNILMLFLPMILLNKCAFGCKIEFQVFETVWKRPLPVVLGVVIQFFLMPFCGFLLTQILALPEAQAFGFIVTCTCPGGGGGYLFALLLEGDVTLAILMTCTSTFLALVTMPTNSYIYSRILGLSGTLHIPISKIMSTLLFILTPMSVGIAIKRRLPDKAKFLERIIRPLSFILMCIGICLTFSMGLVFLKAMNLGVLLLGVSVPALGLSFGYFFAKVSMLPLPVCKTVAIEGGVLNSFLALAIIQLSFSQSDADLASVAPFTVAMCSACEMLLILLFYKAKKRCVLNTEEKRMKNPPV; encoded by the coding sequence atgattaGAAAACTTTTTATTGCCCTTCTTTTGTCATCTGTGACTCTTGGAGAAGCCAGGAAATCCTTTCTCAGTTTCCTGAACATGGAAAAGACTGAAGTTCTGTTTTTCACAAAGACGGAAGAAGCTGTCGTTGTGAGGTCAACTTACAGAGATAAACAGCCCAACTCCAGCTACCTCCTTGTGCAACTGGGAGACGATAGAATACTCCAGGTGGCGAATGTGACCAAGACCTTATCGGACGTGACCAACTTTACCATAAACCTGGTGATGGGTGGAGACGGAGAGACGAATCTGACCGTTCAGCTGTGGGATTCGGAAGGTAGGGGCCAAAGGCTCATTGAAGAGATCAAGAATGTCCGAGTTAGCGTGCTCAGACAGAGACATGACAGTCCTTCCCAGGCACCAGACCTCCTCAACAGAAACATCCTAATGCTGTTTCTGCCAATGATACTGTTAAATAAATGTGCGTTTGGGTGCAAGATTGAGTTCCAGGTGTTTGAAACAGTGTGGAAGAGACCTTTGCCGGTAGTTCTTGGGGTGGTCATACAGTTTTTTCTTATGCCATTTTGCGGATTCCTTCTGACACAGATtttggccttgcctgaggcccaGGCGTTTGGGTTTATAGTCACCTGCACATgcccaggtgggggtgggggctacctctttgccctgcttctagAAGGAGATGTCACTTTGGCCATTCTGATGACCTGTACGTCAACATTTCTGGCCCTGGTCACTATGCCTACCAATTCATACATATACAGTAGAATCTTAGGGTTATCGGGCACACTGCATATCCCTATTTCTAAAATTATGTCAACCCTCCTTTTCATCCTCACACCCATGTCAGTGGGAATAGCCATCAAGCGTAGACTGCCTGACAAAGCAAAGTTCTTGGAGAGGATCATTAGGCCTCtgagttttattttaatgtgtataGGGATTTGTTTGACTTTCAGCATGGGATTGGTGTTTCTGAAAGCAATGAACCTGGGCGTGCTTCTGTTGGGTGTCTCAGTTCCTGCTTTGGGTTTGTCGTTCGGGTACTTTTTTGCTAAAGTTTCTATGCTCCCTCTTCCTGTTTGTAAAACTGTTGCTATTGAAGGTGGGGTGCTGAATAGTTTCTTAGCCCTTGCCATTATTCAGCTTTCCTTTTCACAGTCTGATGCAGACTTGGCGTCTGTGGCTCCGTTTACAGTGGCCATGTGTTCTGCATGTGAAATGTTACTGATCCTTCTGTTCTACAAGGCTAAGAAAAGGTGTGTCcttaacacagaagaaaaaagaatgaaaaatcccCCCGTCTAA